The following DNA comes from Chelmon rostratus isolate fCheRos1 chromosome 3, fCheRos1.pri, whole genome shotgun sequence.
TGgtatgtgttcatttttctaCCAGGGCACACTTTTCAAAGGTGTGTATGTGGTGGTGTTTATGTGTTGTAATTAAAAGCTGTATTACCGGAAATAAAGAAtttatataaattatatttatatataaatatataggATTTTACAGATCAACAGTAAGAGTTTAATGACAGCTTTAGTTTGCCAGATTAGGAGAAAAGTTACTCCTTTTTATGAATTATTCATCTTCAATTAATCAGCAAGACTGCAcagttttgacagtttttaaaaaagtgctGCAGATCATCCTGAACACCTGAGGGAGAAACCCACAGTGTGCAGTAACCAATGACAGCAagtctttaaaggaatagttcgacattttgaCTGTGCTGGAAATAGGAAGCTATCATCAGCAGTCAGttgtcttagcttagcataaacaggggaaaacagctagcctgcttctgtccaaagataacaaaatcaaCCCACCACCACCTTTACAGCTCATTAATTATCACATTATATCCATTTGTTTAACCTGTAAAGCgtaaaaatgacagtttgttgcttgttgttgttgtttgctggttggaaatatcaaactattcctttaaacaagGCAGCCCCAAAGCTACTTCATCAATCTATGCTGACCTAAAAAGCATTCATAATTGATTTGTTCACCATTAAGACTTTGGTTACACAAACAATCAATTGATAGATAGATTGAAAAAGATTAATCAACAAGACCCAGACAAGTAGAAAAATGTAACCTTTACTTATTTACAGATTGTACAGAGGTACTGAGTGACAAGGTAGTATTTACAACACAACTAGTAGCTTAGAAACCCCTGAACTTATACACAAGTGAAATACACAGCAGGGAGGCCCAGAGGACTACACACCAACGTACTCCTTCCACCCAGTACTGTATATAACATGTGCACACCTGGGCCAAACTAAGAACTGTGCTGAGGCTGGGAACATTTTCCACATGTTCCTTGTCGAGCCGGCCGGGTGCCATATTGGTGACATCACAGGCTCTGAGTCGGGAGTTTAAGCATCCAGGGCTCGAGTCAGACGTGGCGCGCTAACCACAGTGGAGGGGAACGTTGGTGCATGTAGCCCAGTAGGTCAACTCAGGGAGAACTCAGGTGTTGCAGCAAAATAGGTACCACCAGAAACACAAGCACGTCATGCAATTCgaaaaatcaaaaaaatcaaacaaaaggtTGGTGTAAAAATCTCTGTGATGGTCGACACACAAAATTCGTTCTACATGTTCTCTTAACCACGACAGTACAGAcgcaacgtgtgtgtgtgtgtgtgtgcgtgtgtgtaactgtatttgtgttatATGAGTAAGAGCCAGGTCAAATGTTATGTGTGGGACGAAGGGAAGAGAGTACAGAaaagtatacacacacaaacacacacaccacaaacaacCTCTCGATACACACATCATCCTGTCTTATATAAATGCCTTCACGGTGAaaacactcacacgcacacacacacgcacacgcacgcacgcacacacacacacacacacacacacacactcgctcacactcTGAGGTGAAACAGCACAGACTCGTAGTGGAAGAGAACTATGTGGGTGGGAGGGGGTTTGTATTAACCACGCAGGCTGGACTATCATTATTCATTGAGTGTGATTCAGATGAGAGACCCGGCTACGTGTTGCTAGTTAACTGGTTAGCTGACCGGGGATAGTTAACAAGTCTGTTAAACCCCACAGTGAGGACTGTACAGTGAGGTCCCAACCAACAACACAccggagggggaaaaaaatgaaaactaaaacaaaataaaatcacataagAATCTAAAACATGccagtccttttttttaaagaagcagaATAAAAAGCCACGTTGTTATTGAAATGAATTCAACACTTAATAccattcaaatcaaacaaatgaaatcagtttctaacatttaaaacaaagatttCTCTGTACAGAAGTATAATATTGCAACCTGATATTGTGCATATAACTCACACACCAAACCAAACGAGGGGCAGTGTTCACCGTTCAaaggtgcattttttttgttcaaactgtCTTGCATTCTTTGCagccaatatatatatatgtgtctatgtctgtgtgtgtgtgtgtgtgtgtgtgagagagagagagagagagagagagagagagagaataaagaaTAGTAAGAAAGGGAATAGAGACAGACGTTCAGCTAATGGGATATCAAGTCCTTTTCCCATCAAaatccttgtgctcaaaaatCAATGCCCTTACTCAGTAGATTATAGATTTCTAGAACACTCATACACACTTTGCCAGCTCGTcgagtgtgtatatgtgtgtgtgcgagtgagtGTTGCCTCTGTAACGAGTCACTTTGCAAACTCTCTGCTTTGCCACGTGACTCTCTGCTGAAACACAGCGCCGTGTTCTCGCCAACAGAGAGCCACACAAGTACCAGCTCGTCCAGGAGTATTAATTTGATGAGTAAATCTGCAACAGTGATGCACTCAGCCTCTAAATTCACTACGGAAACATTAAAACGGGCCTCGAGTTCTTTTGTTCAACATAGAAAGTTACTAGAAAAAAGTACTGCATCCTAAGAGAGCCGCTGTTGCATTTGATGAGTTCCTATGACTGCTGATATTAAGTGTCTTCCAAGAATATTTTGAGTTTCAAACACCACGACTGAACTTTATTCTGCTGAATCTACTCAACAAAACGAGGCAGGGAATGAGCAAAAAGACGAAGGATTTGATTAAGAGAATAAACAAAAGCTGATGAAGGAAGAAAGGGGAAGGCTAGAAGGAGGGATGAGCTCAGTcataaaaagaagagaaagataAAGAGTTGGTGTTTGTATACTGTATGATGCTGTACCCATTATCTAACACTGTAAAACTTGACCTCACAATGGAAACTAAGAGAACTGTGCCCTTAATGGTGCCCTAAAACCCAATGTTAAAgagaaataagagaaaagaaaacatctatCCAGCGAATGATTGagaatattcatatttttcagtATAAAAGTGTTTTTGGTCAAACGTCTGTGTTAGGTGGCAGGGTATAAAATCTACAAAGTGCACAAAGAGAAGCTATCTCATAGCctcgacacacacacccaccctaAACTACTATCCTAGACTACTgcgtatgtgcatgtgcgtgtgcgtgtgcgtgtgtatgtgcatatatgtgtgtgcgcgtgtgtgcatatATGACCCTGTATAGGAGTTTAACTGTAACACAGGGCAGTAGGAAGCATGCAGTATGACCTGAAGGCTAGCTAAGAGAGGAAGCAAGGATGCTATACTGTATGTCTCTAGATCTAGAAACACTAGAACACACACTGTCGTCCTGATAGGCTTTTACTGGCGACCATGTTTGGTCCACTTTTTGGAATGTTCAATTAACTGACATCAACAATAACAAACAGTCGCTAGTTTTTACTCCTTCcctaaaaacagacacagtgtgcgtgtgtgtgttcaagtgttTGTACATCTACGGGCAGGAGCTGGTACACTTCTCAGACCTTTGTCCTGACCAGCTGCCCGCCATCCCAGTCTAGTCCATTACAAATATAGTGATTTCCATTCAAGTCAAGGATTACTCTAGTGTAGTTTACTACTCTTTAAGCCATGCTGGCAGTGCAGTTTGGAGGCTCAGACAACATACGGGTTGACTGTAGAAATCATAGTGCAACAGGAAAGTCCTGGAGAGGGGCGGGTGTGTAtaggtgaatgtgtgtgtgtgtgtgtgtgtgtaatctcaGAGAGAAAGGGGTTTTCTGTGTCCCCGTCACCTCGAAGAGGCTGGTGAGAGGGCGGGACAAGTCGGCTCGTCTTccaaacacactgctgtatCTTCCATCCCGTCGCACTGTTGGTGTTAGACTCCGTGTACAGTGTCCCTCTTATTCCACCAGGAATTCGATCTGTCTTGTCAGACGTATTGTCAGTTTGTGCCTCGTTGCCCACAGCTTGGGGCTagtacacacactgacactcacacacactcttcatcttGTATTGTGCCTCCAGGTGTCCCTGTGGCCCCAACCCTGCCCTATAGAGGGTGTGATAAAGAAACAATGATTTATTTACTCAACATCACCACTAACCTTTTAGTCCAGTGCAGAACTTCCCGTCtttaacctgtgtgtgtgtctgtgtgcgtgtgtttctgtATATGTGCTTAGAATCAGAGCTGCCTGGTCCGgtcacacacacctctttcttgcatgcgtgtgtgttagtgtgtttcGGTGAGAGTAAGTGTGTCGCGTGTGACCCTCAGACGTCAGACTCGATGCTGGGCATGCGGCGGTAGAGCCGGGGCCTGTTGCCGCCTGCGCTCGAGGCTCGCGGCGCTGTCACATAGCTCATTGgctgagaggcagcaggtggGACCATGTATGCCACCACAGGGGGCTCCTGCTGAGGGTAGAACACCTGTTGGTCGACATGGCCGCCATGCTGGTTGTTGTGATGGCTGCCATGGTTACCGAGGGTAAGCGACAGCGGCATTCGCTGCTTATAGAGCTCGTGGGCGGAACTTCTCTGTGGCATGCGTGTGACAGCCTGGGGGGCGGGATCTCGTTGTGTTGTGCCAGGGGCTGACTGGAGGAAAGGGTTGTGAGAGGGGCGATCGGGGAAGAGACTCTTCGAGCGCCGGGGGAGGGGCAAAGGGGCGTCCAGGCTATGGTGGTGGGAGGGTGATGGAGAGGGGGGGCTGCGGCTGCTGAACGGACGATCAGAGCGCATTGTGAGAACATTAGCATAGGCCCCCTCGTCCAGGGTCAGCTCCCGCTCCCGATCTCTGTCAGGCAGGCTCAGCCCCCGCAGGTGGGTGTGCTGCTGCGACTGCCGCTCGGGAATGCCGTCCGGAAGCACGTTCTCATAGGAGTGCTGTCGACTCAGCTGAAGGTGCTGCGCCGACGAAGGGGTGGGAAGAGGAGACGGTGAGGAAGGGGAGGGCTCGAAGTGGCTGACTAGCCCGTCCCCTTCGCCCACCAGGCCCAGCTCGCTCTGGGGAAGGTAGTGTGTGAACATGTCCCCgctgtgtgggtgagtgtgcGTGTGGGAGTAGTGTGAGTGCAGGTGGTCTTCGCTGATGTCGTACAGGTTTCCCAGGTGGGCGCAGGCGTCACAGCGGGCCTGTGGGGAGCGGACGGTGTAAAGGCCGGAGAAGCCGCTCAGCTTGGTCAGGCAGGATCGACAGTGGCCGGGCCTGACGCCTTGTGTCCCCGATCCCGCACCTGGAGCGTCGAATGAAGTTGCAGCTTTGTCCTTCCcgctgcagggagagagaatgactgattacacagaaaaacacagtaaaagtacttgaAACACCGCCATTTTCTGATGAACATGatacctgctgtgtgtgtaggtgcTGTATTTCTTGTCCTTCAGAGAGTGCAGGTCAGCCTCTGCGCTGTGACTGTGGTGCAGCAGGCTGGCACTCAGCTGCAAAATGGGTGCGTCTGCCtggtgggagtgtgtgtgtgagtatgtgctGTCAGGTGGAAACAGGTCAGGGGGGTAACTGTGGTCGTCACCTCCCCCCTGGCTGTCTCGCTGGTAGGGTGGAGCGGACTGGAGACTGGCCTGGTCAGAGTCAATAGAGTAGATCTTGGATCCTCcgcccccacctcctcctcctcccccacccctcTTCCTCAACTGATTGATAGGCTTGAATCCACCCCTCGCCCCCATGGAATCAGAATCTTTGTGTGATGGCGGCCGGCTTGAGCACTCTGAGATGTCAGAGTGCGGTGGCTCTTCAGGCAGGTAGCGCTGGCTCTTCATTGGTGGAGGTCCAGGTCCAGAACCTGGGGTGGGGCTTGGGCCGGAGCCTGGAGATACGACAGTCGGCTGGGTCTTCAGTGTCTCCACACTTTTCTTCCACAAGGCTCGAGGTTTTGATGCAGAGCAGGCCGGCCCAGTGAGGCGGGCCTTGCCGTTGTCGTTGGTAATTGACAGCTGAGGCTTGTTGGGGCTGGTTTGGAGAGTGGGGGCTTTTTGTTGCGTAGGAAACGGCGCAGCGTTGTTGAGGAGGTTTTTGTGTCGCCCGGACAATGACAGGAAACTCTGCGGACCAGCGGCGTTGCTATAGAGACCAGGACCCTTCGGGGGCAGACTATGGAGTGAGTTACCtaggagacaaggagagatgCACCTCAGCTAACAGATACAACAGATGGATGTTCGGATGGATGCTCAACCAGGTAACTGATACAATATCATCAGGCCTGGCACGCTGTGTGTGCCATCTAATGTCTTTCTAATCATAAAGTGAGCTTGTACATGACAGTCAATAAGATTACAATCTGGATCCCACAACAAGGTGAAGGAAGTCACCTTCAGATCTGCATAGGTAGACGGTATAGAAAGTCAGAGTAACCTCTGTACGTGTGAGCAGTCCTGTCACAGTTTAGCTGCCAtgtttagctgctctgtgaCAGTCCAATCTATGAGCTTTGTTATAAATGTTATTCAAATATACGctgtattttactgtgtgtaacaGAGTTATAGTACCTTTCCCTGTCATCACATCAAGGATGCttggctgcaggaggacagTGTTGCGTTTGGGAGAAGACAAAGCCATGGACTTGGCAGACTTGAGCAGATGCAGCATGTTGGCTTGAGGACTGAAGTCGAGCTCAGGAGTCTTTTTCTTCATATCTATATGAACGCCATGGATACAGCTCCAAATGCcctgagaggaagaaaggagaggagaaaaaaaagaaaaagaaaaggaagggagaggagaggagaggagagacatgaGAGATAATAGAAGTGAATTCCCAACTCAGTGACTTCACAAAAAGAAAGTTCAAACATGGCACAACACTCATTTCCTTGCACGGTAAATTAAGAGAGACCTCTGCATCCTTTTCTCTGGTGCGTTTCTTGCAAACCTTAacctcattttgttttgtaatgtgtCTAGAAGAGATAATCTCCGCTTTTTTCAGATGAACTGCTTGCAGAGGCGCCGGGAAAATTAAATTTaggtgatgatgtcactggagGGGGCCGTTGAGTGCAAGGAGATGTTATTCCTGAAGCCACTTAACCTCCAGTATCGCTGCTGTAACGGCATGtgcatacagagagacagacacacacacacacacacacacacacacacacactcatccacgcacacacacacgcacacacatcatacTCTTTGTAAAACACTTAATGTGTGAAATGCTGCTCGTCTGGAATAAAAGCCCTGCCGAACACAGAGACATGACATATGAATAATGAAAGAATGGTCTGTCTGGGTGTGCCCATTtctgttgtgagtgtgtgtgtgtgtgtgtgtgtgtctattaaggtttgtgcgtgtgtgtacatctgtctgtctgccctgtgtgtgtgtgtgtgtgtgtgcgtgtgtgtttgtgtgtggtcaAGTCTGTCCCTCACCTCACCGCACCTGCATATGTGTTACCATTTTTAACTTTGCTAGACCAGACTGGTGtatctgtgtgtgggtgagagagggaTACAGAGAGAGCTTTGTgtgcgtatatatatatatatatatatatatatatatatatatatatatatatatacacgagTGTGTGTCCACATCATCCTCTTAGCTGTTTGATTCCTCTATCCCGCCGTCCATACGCACAGCAGTAAATTCATCTCTACTGCAGCTGGGCTCTATAATCACACTATCCCCCCTTTCCtcttttatcacacacacacaatcccagATTCCTTCTATATCTTAACAGTgactattgtgtgtgtgtttcacacacacacaaacgtccAGAGATTTGTATTTCTGCTTAACTGTATCAATCTGAAGAGTTTCAGAGACATTTCAGGCATTCACACGACTAAAAGTCCCTTTTTTGCCATTCCTGTTCACATTTTTAGCGCATCTGAAGAACCATGAAGATTACGCAAATGAGACAGATAAAGGATTTAAAACCGACTGCTTTGTTTGAGATGCATTTTTTTGCGCACAACAAGGCAGCAACAGAGTAATCGTTTTTGTAACTTACTGTGGGATGTTTGAATTGATGTTGTTAAACACCACAAAGGCTTGACGGCTGTCTTCAGAGTCGTAATAATGTGCAgagtttttttccctcttatttttctgcttcagtgtggAGCCGCGTTGACACAATTTGCAAATACAGTTaagttttgtttctcttgatgattctctgtgtgttttgcccACTCTGGCTTTATCTCATTCTCGTTTAGAGTAGTCTGCAAGTCAgctttactttttaaatgtcaataaCAATACAAGAAATTCCCATCCCGAGTCCTAATATTGATATTGCAAGAATTAGCGCTTTTTTACAAACTGAATCAATGCTGTATATCAGTTGTTGCACTCTTGGGGGTGGCGTTCAGCACTGAAGATTCTCAGTGAGGGGGCAAAAAACGGTACCCAGGAACCAAAACTGGACCATGTTCCTGCAGGTAAGGTTCCTGAGAGGTTGCCGCAGTGGAGAGCGGTTACAGGATGCATTTCCTTTGCCTCACCCTGCTGATAGTGAAGAGCAGACCCGGCCTCCCAGAGCAGACTCCAGTGAAGCAGTATCTCAGCCTCCAGTAGAAAAGGTGCTCAGAGATGAAGGTGAGGATGGAGAGGCCCATTGCTGTGGCCAGCATGTAGAAGACACCCGCCATGTTGTCCACATCCAGCTGGCTGGACATCACCTCATTCTTCTCATTGTGGCAGATCCCAGTCAGCCACTgggcctccagctcctccatctcACCTGTtggaaacatggagaaaaaggCGAAGGTTTAAGTTGGCAGCAGATAGCGGTGAGCAATGGCGGAAAAGGAATGGAAGCAGGGAGAGGcgaaaaagagagggaggggatgggCGGTAGAGGGAATAAGAGAGATATGGTGGGAAAAAGGGCGTATCATTACgagggaagatggagaggagaagggaggaggggagagaggtgaAGTGGTAAATAGATTGTAATGGAAAGGAGACAGGAGGTGGAGTGAAAAAGTGGTTgtaggaggagggaggagaattGATAGTGATGGAGTGATAAGGAAAGATGGGAGGAATTATTATTggagtgtgcttgtgtgtcgCATGCGCATGCGGGTCTTTGCCCTGAATAAAAAGGCCGGGTGTGAAGCGAAGCGCTTTAGTGGTTTCAGCAGTTTGATTTCTGTCTGACTTCTTCCATTCGCACCATCTCACAGCTTATTATACTGAACAATCTGGAGGAGTAAACATACCAGGACAcggtggacacacacacacacacgcgcacacacacacgcacgcacacacacacacacacgcacacacacacacacacacacacacacacacacacacacacacacagagtaatgatgatgaaatgGTGTGTTAAGACTAGCCCCTGATAGCTTTCTgactgagggagggaggagggagggagagtgttGGGGgatggggaggaaggagggaaagctGAGCAATGGCACAAGTGTAATCACACTAAAGGCCTGGAACAACTTAGAAATTTAAACTTCAAGGCAGTGTGACTgaaatgtgcagaatgtggGTGCCTACGAGTGTCTCACCATCGCCTATGATGCCCAGTATGGCCAGATCAACCAGGCGTTTCCAGTAGGATCCTTTCTGCAGGGCGATACCATAACCTGTGGTGGCAAAGATGTAACCGCTGCCGATGGTGACCAGCTTACAGCCGTCGTCTCTGCCCGCCATGTAGTTCAGCACCGCAGCATCGTAGATGAAAGCATCCAGCTTTCTGTAAGGGAACCACACATTCTGGATTTACTATCTAGAACAGGAGTTTCTGGCCTCTGGGTTGGGACCCCTTAAAGGGTTGCATGATAAATCAACGGTGTGACAATATACAACACACAACATATTTCTGCCACCCAAATTTAGGTATTAGGTGTATTTCTTCTCACTTTTCTGAAATATATCTAA
Coding sequences within:
- the grin2ab gene encoding glutamate receptor ionotropic, NMDA 2A yields the protein MCHGNGIKFEHFSSGLTDAVRRNQNASKRTGHGGCLHGPSHHGSTTQHSSHGLRRRRRKTSATANLQQPRFVTPKGMMGVVGWILLLLSQMMVPVASQKPPGLSVGVIMGQTRHVSDQELRPPRRPDDALDVSVVVLRINQTDPKSVITQVCELLSRTRLHGIVFADGTDQEAIAQILDFLSVQTQLPVLGVHGGSSMIMADKDEKSTFFQFGAALQQEALLMLAIMEEYDWHVFSIVTSKFPGYQDFISTLKTTVDHSFVRWDLQSVVTLDAVDGDPNSKSHIALKRIQSPVILLYCSKDEALYILEEARSLGLIGAGYIWIVSSLTTGNPDFTPEMFPLGMISVSYDDWEYPLDTRVRDGVGIISFAATSMLREKGELPEAQSSCYSTPSDRSPGKLPPSALRRHMMHVWNEGRDLSFTPDGYQANPKLVVIVLNSERKWEKMGRWENGTLSLMFPVWPRYNSYGDEDADENHLSIVTLEEKPFVIVDNVDILTGTCMRNSVPCRKHVKDNSTSGGSYIKQCCKGFCIDILKKIARNVKFTYDLYLVTNGKHGKKINNVWNGMVGEVVYKKAVMAVGSLTINEERSEVIDFSVPFVETGISVMVSRSNGTVSPSAFLEPFSASVWVMMFVMLLIVTAIAVFLFEFVSPLGFNRNLAQGKDPHGPSFTIGKAIWLLWGLVFNNSVPVQNPKGTTSKFIVSVWAFFAVIFLASYTANLAAFMIQEEFVDQVTGLSDKKFQSPYSYSPPFRFGTVPNGSTERNIRKNYPDMHQYMTKYHQSGVQDALVSLKTGKLDAFIYDAAVLNYMAGRDDGCKLVTIGSGYIFATTGYGIALQKGSYWKRLVDLAILGIIGDGEMEELEAQWLTGICHNEKNEVMSSQLDVDNMAGVFYMLATAMGLSILTFISEHLFYWRLRYCFTGVCSGRPGLLFTISRGIWSCIHGVHIDMKKKTPELDFSPQANMLHLLKSAKSMALSSPKRNTVLLQPSILDVMTGKGNSLHSLPPKGPGLYSNAAGPQSFLSLSGRHKNLLNNAAPFPTQQKAPTLQTSPNKPQLSITNDNGKARLTGPACSASKPRALWKKSVETLKTQPTVVSPGSGPSPTPGSGPGPPPMKSQRYLPEEPPHSDISECSSRPPSHKDSDSMGARGGFKPINQLRKRGGGGGGGGGGGSKIYSIDSDQASLQSAPPYQRDSQGGGDDHSYPPDLFPPDSTYSHTHSHQADAPILQLSASLLHHSHSAEADLHSLKDKKYSTYTHSSGKDKAATSFDAPGAGSGTQGVRPGHCRSCLTKLSGFSGLYTVRSPQARCDACAHLGNLYDISEDHLHSHYSHTHTHPHSGDMFTHYLPQSELGLVGEGDGLVSHFEPSPSSPSPLPTPSSAQHLQLSRQHSYENVLPDGIPERQSQQHTHLRGLSLPDRDRERELTLDEGAYANVLTMRSDRPFSSRSPPSPSPSHHHSLDAPLPLPRRSKSLFPDRPSHNPFLQSAPGTTQRDPAPQAVTRMPQRSSAHELYKQRMPLSLTLGNHGSHHNNQHGGHVDQQVFYPQQEPPVVAYMVPPAASQPMSYVTAPRASSAGGNRPRLYRRMPSIESDV